The genomic segment aggaggttggactagatgaccctgatggtccctttcaactctatgattctataactcaTTAATGTCAGGCTTGATTCCTATTTGATAGGTGCCACTattggaggaggggtgggatCTAGGATCTGGGATTTGACCCTCAGGGCAGGATAGCGGTAGAAAATAactttccttccctggatgtCAAAAACCATTGTAAGTAGGGAGAAGGGGCTGACTCAAATCCTAAAtatccctttctccttcctttttgtAGCCTGCTGctgaagggcgggggggggggggtcatatgaTCTCCATTAGGAGCTACTGTGCCTGGCATCTGCTCTCCGTCTGTGGTTTTGGCTCCCGGCATTTACAAAAGTCACTGACATTTCAGGATTTGTTTCATAGCTTTACGCCCCTCGGTCTTGACACTGATAGAGAAGTGTTAAATGAgattgtgtgtgggtgggtgtttaTTTTCTGCAAGGCATGCCCTTCCCCCATCCTCACTGCTTGCGGTTACtcaaccctccccttcctttctccctctctccatgcCTTGCGTGACAGCTCCCCATTCAGCTGGGCCCGCAGCCAACACTGACTGAACGCAGAAGTTTGGACTTTCCCGAATGTGCTGTCATCTGAACACCCAATCACGAgcgtccccttctccctcccgaGCCAATCCTGTCGCGGGGGGGAGTGTCGCCGCCACCATTCATAAAGCCGCAGCTGGAAGGCACCCTCTCATCCTCGCTTATTGCTCTGCTGAGCAAAAACCAGTGGCTGCCTCCCGCTTGCTTTCTTCGTCACATGAACGCCTTGTACGGCACGACAAGCATGTGCTGTGCCTGTGAGCCCAGACTGCCTGCCCTAAAGATGCCCCAGGCCCCGCATCGGGCACAGCCCACCGGGCCCCAGTACTTCACTTTCGACCCACTCCCAGAGGTCGAGGCGAGTCCAGCCTACAAGAAGCCCTCGAGGACCGCCAGGATCAAGAAGCGATCCCGTAGAGTTCTCTATCCCCCAGTGGTAAGTTAGCGAGTTTGGACCCTTGCAGAGAAAAGGGGATAGGGTTTCATGGGTTGGCACTAtcagccaggactcctgggtccaCTGGGAAAGTGGGGTGCATCTGAGAGGGAACAGGTGGGGAACTGTGGGACTCTTAAGGGCGGAGTGAGGCCTACCATTCAGGATTTTGGAGTTCGCTCAGAAAAGGGATTTGTCTTCAGGGCGTTTAAGACTCTGGGCTCTTCACAATGCACTGTATGAATGAACGAGGGAAGCTAAATAGTAAATACCCCTTCTTCATGCACATAGAATtacttcctctttttttctggcAAAGCCTTAacattgtaattttgtactgatacttGTTGGTCAAATGACTATAAATACACTGAACTGAAAACTCTGGCAAAGCTgccaatgccagtgtggtgtagtggttaagagcggcagtttggagcggtggactctgatatggagaaccgggtttgattccccaatcctccacatgaacggcggaggcgaatctggtgaactgggttggtttcccccactcctacacatgaagccagctgagtgaccttgggctagtcacagctctcttagagctctctcagccccacctacctcacaggatgtctgttgtggggaggggggcaaagggaaggtgattgtaagcccagcttgattcttccttaagtggtacagaaagttggcatacaaaaaccaactcttctccttcaaagCTTGACCAAAACTCAGGAGGTGAAACTTCCTCCATTGCTGTATCTTCAAGGCAGGAAAAAGCCTCACCTGCTTTATTTCTGTCTACATGCTATCTTCATGGGCAAAAGAGCcttgccaaaaagaaaaaaaagttggcaTACTATGAGTCAGGCATGGGTGTAGGATATGCTGGCAATGAGTCACCCTTTGTTACCTGTCCCAGCACGTCACTCCTCTTCCCACATGCCTCTGAGGAGAGTGACCTttgctctagttccctataataattatttcactattaatatacttcttaattgtatttcagttcaacaattactttgataaaatacatattttgttatgtgcaaatggctttagatacctattaggtccataaattaccatatagcatatgtgtgtgtgttaagtgccgtcaagtcgcttccaactcatggcgaccatatgaacgcaagtcctccaaaatgtcctgtttttgacagccttgctcagatcttgcaaattgaaggccgtggcttcctttattcagtccatctcttgttgggtcttcctcttttccttataTAGCATATATATTCAacgcaaaaaacagcaacaatttgttgttgacaaagggcaGCTGGACATAtcaagggccccattaccttcaatagcttagggcctcatcaaactgtgacagtaccccagagatctcccggtaataattggcttccagactgccagggaaagaatttctgcctagctacaagcctgctctgtgcactggggaactgggctaagagtcatggagtgtcagtgAACGAGAAACAacgataggagaaactggatgaaacggcAACTGTCccgagtcgcctttctgtctgtaatgcAATCAGAGATGCATCACTTGTTGATgcatcgtcataacttgaatttggatcaatacctcttccccagtataatcggtagcagaaaagggcaagagtccagtagcaccttaaagactaacaaaaatattttctggtagggtaggagctttcgtgagccaccgctcacttcttcaggtgtcagagtgaacgatcaACAATGCTAGGAGAAACGGGACGAAACGGCAACTGTCccgagtcgcctttctgtctgtaatgcAATCAGagatgcataacttgttgatgtatcgtcataacttgaatttggatcaatACCTCTTTTCCAGTACAAaagggactcagagatttctgcccattaggtcagcagctgcaaataaactgttgtCTTGATAaggatcttgggtctccctctccccctgttttactgcaacaaaaCCTCAATCCGGCCCTGGGAATGctgcactccccccaccccccaggatctGACCCCCTTGTCCCTCTTCTCTTTGCAGGTGAAGCGCTACTACCCCACCGAGGAGCGCAGCTTCTCCAAGCGCCTGCTCGTCATCCTCCTGGCCGTCGTCTTCTTCCAGATCTACAGCGCCGAGGAGGAGCTCCCCCTCGCCCTGGGGGCCTCCGAGGAAGCCGCCCTCGCCCGCCCGGCGGCCAAGGCGGGGGGACCCCGCTGCGAGCCCTTCCCCCTGCAGCAGCCCGGCTCCACCGCGCCCTCCTGGCAGGGGGCGGCCAATGCCACCGCCCGGCCCTGGGGCAGCCCGGAGGCGCCCGCCTCCACCGTCATAGACATCACCCACTTCCTGCTGCAGAGCCGGTTCGCTTTCTGAAGATCTCCCCGGGCTGCAATGCAGCCGATTAGGGCTCCTCGCGAGCAAGGACAGGACTCTGAGCGTGTGAACAGGGAGGCGATCCTTTTCTGTGCGGGGCTGCAGACAGGAGCGGGTTAATAGGCCTCCCGGGGTTCCTTCCGGGATCGGCTTGCTCGGAACCCGGCGCGGCTGGCGTCGCGCGTAAAGCGACGCGGCCTCTGACGTCGCGCGTAAAGCGACGCGGCCTCTGACGTCGCGCGTAAAGCCGCGCCCTCTTCCTGCAACCGCTGAGCGCGCCTCTCCCAAgccaagtggggaggggaggaaataatttaatatttattaatattatattatattgttgttattattattattataaagatGTGTAATTTAAACTGACTCTGTTAtttaaagggcaagagtccagtagcaccttaaagactattttctggtagggtaggagctttcgtgagcccatcacgcctgctattcacatttacatactatgaacatttacatactaacgcttgtctgaattcactctcctctacttaaagacagatggattcacattctggctgtatctgaagaagtgagctgtggctcacgaaagctcctaccctgccagaaaatatttttgttagtctttaaggtgctactggactcttgcccttttctactaccgcagacagaccaacacggcgacccactgtgaattatctgttaTTTAAGATTGCCTGACACTAAAAGTTTGCAAGAGAAATTGCTGTGTGCAGATGATtcaaaagagagaggggaaaacgTGCAACGTTTGCCTCCTTAGGATGGGCTATCGTTACAGTAAGAGTCCTTAGGAATGGATTAAAATCTCTAATCTGAATCAGACGAACTTCTGGTTTTCTGATGTAAAACTCTTAAGTTTATAATCTGTTTAAAAATCAGGATTGTGCTGTGATGCTTTTAGCTGGTCTGATAAAAATGGGATTTGTATGACTGGTATAAAAAGAGAAGTATTTatttggattattattattattattattattatttggaagCACGACATTTCTTAGgttaatgcgggggggggggaccaaccTCACATTTTGGCTCCTTGATACTTTTCGAAAGAAAGAACTAAAGGTATTTCAGGGCGCCATTCAAgccaatttttttatttatttttttgctttttaatctAAGAATGCCGTGCTAAATGTCTTGTTCCGGGTAACAGCCAGCACTGTTCCTTGCTATGTGTTTGCTTACCATGTAAGCATGCTCTGTCTTAAGAGCAATGACCATATCCAAAGAAGCATTTCTGTAAACAGACTTGGTTAATTTATTTTGTGAACTGCACCTTGCATGACAACACACGGTTCCAGATGGACCATCTGACCTCTGTATGTTCtgtgaacaaattaaataaaccttttaaaaaggatttttgtttctttttatcttCTCTGATTGGGATGTATAAAAAACTATTCAGGGAGCGGGGATGAGAACAGCAGGATAATAACTTTTCTTAATAATTATTAAGCGCTGTGGagaagtcacaattgacttatggtgacccgtcaTGGAGTTTCCAGGGCAAGAAAtgcgcagaggtggtttgctactgcctttgTATGCATAGCAGCCTTGGTGTGGATGTCAGAagggatttcatagaatcataagagttggaagggaccactgaaGCATCCATGAATAAGTCCCTCACTGTCAGCTGTATGAGCAGACACGCAAGCTCCATGCAAGCCCTCCCTCCCTTCACATTAAGTGCCTTGAAAGCAGTaacatatgtacacacacacacacacacaggcatctCCCCCAACCCAGAGCCCCTCTAAGGCTGGAAATCTCCCCTATTTCCCCCGCCCGGGGAAAAGCGGAACTCTCTTGTCTGAAGTAAGGCACAGCTATCCCCGCTACTGAAACTGACATGCTAAAAGGTACACTGTCTTCCCTGGCTAGTGAAACTGACAAGCTAGATGCAGTTGGCACACGAAACGCTGACCTTTGCAATATGTAATGCCAGTACAGAACAATGAACAACTGAGCATCGAATCATGATCAAAAATGTATATTGTACATGTAGTTTCCTGAAAGTTATAAATCAAACTACTTGCCTCCCGGTGGGGTGTGTCGTCTCCCACCTGCGTTTGGGCACGGAGTCGTACACCCGGTTCTGTTCTTGATCAATAAAAACTTAGTTTCACTcaacctcctctcaattgtctatcattggactctacggataATGGCGGTGCAacaccaccagggtaatctagtccaacctcctgcacaatgcaggaaattcacaactacatcccccccgcacccccagtgacccctactccatgcccagaagatggccaagatgccctccctctcatgatctgcctaaggtcatagaatcagcattgctgacagatggccatctagcctctgcttaaaaacctccagggaaggagcacttaccacctcccgaggaagcctgttccactgaggaaccgctctaactgttagaaaactcttcccgatgtctagatggaaactcttttgatttcatttcaaccagttggttctggtccgaccttctggggcaacagaaaacaacactacatgacagcccttcaagtacttgaagagggttatcatgtcaactctcagtcttctcctcttcaggctaaatttCAAGTGTTATGAGTCGACAGGATCCTAAAAATATATTCCCCAATGTAGTGCTGTGCCAAGGAGCCCTTATTGCCACTGTATGAATGTATTGGTAAAACTCATATGGGGAATGGTTTTAATGTCAGTAATGCTGCCAAAAGAATTAGAGTCAATATCTaacgagtccagtggcaccttaaaagataaacaacatttattccagtataaagTCTTGCAAGTCAGAGCTCATTCCATCAGACATGCTGAATCTGCAAAGCTGCCCATTAAATGTGCTGAGAAACTGCCCAAAATGCCATGCATATAATTGGGGGTCAGAGTGGGGCTCAGCCATCATGCATGGCCGCCACAGATTCACCCACATCGTCAGGCACACCAGAGGCAGGCACACCAGAGAGCTCCGCATAACTTGTGCAAGCAAGACAAGCCGCATGCTTCAGTGGCAAGCCAAAGTTGCCATGGCTGTTCCTTCGATCCTAAATgatttttttctccccatgaTGGGTATAAAAAGAGAGGAAATGACATTTGGAAAGTGGTCTTCATGgtccgagaagaagaagaagaagaggaagaggaggaggaggagaggaggagaaggagaagaagaagagttggtttttatatgccaactttctctgccacttaaggaagactcaaaccgactgacaatcaccttcccctcccctcaacagacaccctggcaggtaggtggggctgagagagtgtgactagcccaaggtcacccagctggcttcatgtggaggagcggggaaacaaatccagttcaccagattagcctccactgctcatgtgtaggagtgaggaatcaaacctggttctccaggttaaagtcccctgctccaaaccaccgctcttaaccactacaccacactggctctcaatgagaAGCTAACCAGAGTGTGACACCAGAGGAAGCCCAAAGTGATCGGTTAATGCTTTCTGTTGTAATACTTCTTCTTTGGATGCTTGCTTTCTCTGAACAGTGATCGGAGCATGTAGGTCTGCCTACCATCAGATATCACCCCTGGAAACAGTGCATGGAAACTAGTTATCAGCAGGGAGGTGAGGGACCCTGAGCAGCCCCACACCCCAAGTATTGCccacatgatgcatacctattctctccaggatcagaggagcatgcctattaggtgctgtggaactcaggcaggatgctgctgtagttgtcttgtttgggggcttcctcgaggcacctggttggccaatgtgtgaacaggctgctggacttgatggaccttgatctgatccagcatggctttttttatgttcttatggctgtcCACTTGGGATTCTAAAAATTCCAGGTCAGTTTGGAAAGCTGTGACCAGGTTTTTATTGGCCAGCAGGAGAGCTCGGTGAATTTTTAGGAACTTGGGGACGGTGTGAGAGCCTGGAGTTCTTTTGGTGCATGGGGCCTGGATATTTCTGGGGTCATCAGagtgtagaacaggggtggggaatcttttttccaccaagggccatttggatatttataacatcattcgtgggccaaacaaaattatcaacttaaaaattagctgaccaagccccaagcaggcagctgccccagatgaccccccccccagcatgggcaagcaggcaggcatcccacCTGTGGTGCACACACCCACCTGGTGGCccgggatggtctgttgcaccagccaggcatagccgtccagccacacgccccagttgctcctgctctgcatggttgggggcagattctacagccagctcctgctacctccacctgcagggatgaaatgaggacacactggctaagaactcccccccccccgcatattctggccctgcccatttaacccctccattgtcaccacttctgcccccagccctcttgtagtacagagggaatacgtttctccgtggcacgggtgggaaagggttaacacggtttcttgggcagtcctagcagctccttagctaatgactcttctgcaagggggggaaaaggttctttttctcggcaaaacaaactcacatccgccttgaatagaggctattcctgtccgtgggagggggcggatcaccagtcttagatccttctgagctagagatctgccaggacccacgaagggccagaccaaatgattttgtgggccttatatggcccccgggcctgacgttccccacccctggcgtaGAACCTGGAAGATTTTATTTCCACACTGAAGAATCCTAGTGGACTTCAGACATGTCAGTGGGTGGAATCTGTGATTCAGGGTATGGAATCAATAGGGAAACCAAATTCTCCCTTCTGCTGGCTCAAAATTCATGTTCAGGCCATACAAAATACCTGAAACTGGATCCAAAGGCAAAATACCGAAATAACAGCTCAAATGCCTAATAGTTGGCCACCCTAAGAAAGGAACCATCCTTGAGGTGCTCctcctaaagcactggttcccaactggtggtCCGCAgaccaccaggggtccgtgagaactaaaccaggggtccgcgaaacaaagttataaagtaaacccatattaaaataatatttacgcGGGTGTGCGTGGATTGCGTGATCCTGCGTGCAGAGCGAGCGtgtgaaggagggaaagaaggggatCGGGCGCTGCCAGTGCGCATTGCGTGAGCGCCAAAAGACAGTGGCGGAGTCCGACGGTTGTCGAGTCGGCTTCGAGCAGATGCGGGTGGCGGCAGCGCCCCCGGCATGCATGGTGAGTGGCTTCTGGGCGTCCGGGGGCTCTGGCGAGCAACCCGCCGCCTGTTGAGCGGGGCAGGGGGCGAAGGGGGAGGGCGGCCGCCCCATCAgagcaaaaatgctcccccaggtcCTACCCCAGCTCCCGGGCTCCTTTCGGTGGGAGGCACTGTGAGTGCGTCGGTCTCCCAGGGCAGGAGCGccacctctccccttctcctcctcctcctgggagcCTTTCTCTGCTCCTCTGTTTCGAACTGTTGCATGGTAGGGCAtgcatatctccccccccccccccggtagggaTTTGTACTTGGGAATCGTGTTTATGGCAGAATAAGAAAagactctttattttttttaatcgaaGGGCGGAGTTGGTTGCAGCCgctcataaaacaaaacaaaaaagtacatTAAAAGGTTGTGGAAACCCTTTTTTCCAGTTGTGTGGTAAAAGGTGTTAATGTTTTAAAAACCTGGTATGCGGTGAAGAGGATACAAACAAGAGGCATCAAGTGTCCAAAAAATCTTGcagcttaaaaagaagaaatgcattTCCATATTAATGAAAGTAGCCCATGTAGCTCTgtacgtgtagctctgagcaaaagtcctagtgatccctggtcaaaaaaaggttggggaccactgtccTAAAGCGATGTCACTAGTGATCCCATCAACTCTACAAGCTCATTTCCCATTGGAGTTGGGCagggagacaaaaaaaaatcctggaagattttttttaatgccccaaACCTTaacctcccccaaatcccactgCACCAGCAACCTTGTACCAGTACAGCAATACGTCCTTTCCCTGTTCAGGAaattttacttttttcttttctgaaaagCAGATGGCAACAATCGTCAGGAAGATGAAGGCATATATCACCACCCAGTTTCTCACTCTTGGTGCAGGAAGGGTACTGTCAGGCCTTGCTCTCTCAGTCCGAagtaaaggctcttgacctgAGTTAGGCCAGCGTTTGGCTGggtgtcaagtccttggttctcatgcctgttaactctgtgtacagtttcgcctGTCCTGTTTTCGCTGGCAGTGCAGATGCCAGGCTGCTGTTTAGTCTTTCCTCCTGGGAACTCCTTATCTTGGAGCTGCTTCACCATGTTTACTTCCAGAGCCTGTCTTGCTTttaaaacatgtaacctgccaagGATTCCTCATTACAAGCCTCATCTGtatgtagacagtcagttctttattTCTGTCctgttgctcctaataaagtattactgcttcagagctacttGCCTGCATGagtttgcttttgggatgctaaGGAcggacgcctgatcctgacaggtaCGTTTCCCCCTGAGGATTTGGAGAAAGAGGGGAGCCTTTGTCTTCTGTGGAAGGCAAAACACTAACCTCATGCAAATGGGCGTCAATTCTCCAGTTCATCCCTTATCTCATTCTAATTTGCGATAAGATTTCCAGGTCGCTCAAACTGGGAACAGAGCTGGCTGTAGGACTTTATGGGCCCTCAAACAAAATATGTCTGTGTATGTCCTACACATCTCTGCCCTCTTAAATACCAAAGGtcagaggaggaggaaacagAAGGGAAGGGGGCCTTCTGAGGTTCATTCTCATAAAAAACAAACCCATTATAATATGTTCGTTATTATCTGAATGCAGAATGAGTTTAATACTTTTTGAATGTGTGAGAGTCGGTGTAGTGTAGTTTTTGGACTAGGACCGTTCAAATCCTCACTGCCATGAAAGTTCTTAGTTGACCCTGGGTCAGACATTCTCTCTTAGTCTGAAGCAAGACATTTTGTCACAACTCCCAACTGATTCCCTCACAATCAAAAGCGTGGGGAAAGGTGAGGTTAGAAGGGGCGAACCACTAGGCAAGATGGCTGCGCGGAGGGGACTGTGGTGTTTATGGCACCGGTGGAGGCATGTAAGTACTGTGCTGCCTGGTACCTCTCGCGGTCCCCTGGTAAATGATGTCCGAGTCCTGTATGGTGGTGAAACTGCCCCTTTGCTCTGAACAATGTGCCAGATAGAATTGGTCACTTTTCATTCTGGGTGTCTTCGATGCCTCTTCCGATTTTTGCCTTTGCACCCCTTTCCCCTATGAACTTATACTGTATTTTTAATGTGTGAAGGGCTGAAccatccttggggaggggctgtggcttagtggtagagcatctgcttggcatgcagaaggtcccaggttcaatccccggcatcgccagttaaaagggactaggcaagtaggtgatgtgaaagacctctgcctgagaccctggagagccgctgccagtctgagtagacaaccctgacttcgatggaccaagggtctgattcagtacaagacagcttcatgtcttcatgtgttcaaacgtgGCCCACAGAACAAAGTTCCTACGCACGTGAGGAACCTATTTCAATCAAGAACATGGAtcagggaacccagacccaacttcAGCCCAAATGCCCCACCCAAGCCCTAGATTTAGATTTGACCCTTAGCTGTAGGtttaaaaattgggggaggggcttctgctTCAATCTAGCATCCCCATCctccattggtggtggaaagtgctattaagtcacagctgacttatggtgaccctgtacggttttcaaggcaagagacattcagaggtggtttgccattgcctgcctccacatgggctaagagagttctgagagaactgtgactggcccaaggtcacccagcaggcttcatgtggaggagcaggggaatcgaacccggctcctcagattaaagtccactgctcttaaccactacaccatgctggctggatggccggcccaggttagcctgatctcgtcagatctcagaagctaagcagggtcagccctggttagtagttggatgggagaccaccaaggaagtccagggctgctttgcagaggaaggcaatggcaaaccacctctgttagtctcttgccatgaaaaccccaaaaggggtcgccataagtcggctgcgacttgacggcactttacacacaaaaaaaaaaccctaccttACGGGGCTGTTAATTAGGATAAAAAGGGAAGACCCActttgaactccttggaagaaggatgggataaaaatgtactaaataagcAAATGTGCCCATTAAAAAAAGACTGAATGAGGGAATAAGGCTGGTTTGAGTAGCGAGAAAGCCTTGGACAAGGTTTTAGCTGCCAAAGAGAGCTTAAATGGGCTTGATATGCATGGATTTTATTCCGTCTGGGCAAGTAATCTGAGGAGATTATCTCTGTGGGAATCTTGTTTCTTTGAAATAAATTTAGTGACATTCACAAAATCCAGCACCATGAGTAATGTAGCAGCATATGACAGAGGGTTAGAAGCCTGGGGGGGGGCTCCACTTCACTGCGGTGTCCCCCCACAGTTATCTCATCAGGTTCGGAGAACAACAGAAATGACACAAGGATGTGGAACGGCTGGCTGGCCTAGAAAGGCTGAAGGAAATGAACATTTTTAGCTCACGGATTAAGAAAGGGTGTGTGATTATTTGCGTAATAGCAGTGAGAAAAATTGCTTAATGGGGCAGCAGGAAGAAGCATAAAAACTgcccttactgtaaaaatatattGAGCAAATGGACAAATTTATTCTGGGGAAGTTATCGAACCTCcggtgggagaggctgtggctcagtgggagagcatctgctttacatgcaggaagtccccagttcaatcccttgcatctccgGGCAAAAaattcaggtagtaggtgatgagaaaaatGTCATCCTGGGATCCTGGTGAGCTGCCACCATTCAAAAGAAACTTGATAGACTAATTACttagtaggaggcagcttcatgtgtacatgtttgCCCTGAGCAAAAGGGAATGCGAAGGAATATgtagaccagggatgtcaaacatgaggcccacaggccagatccggccccttgagaactcttatccggcccgtgtgccagccaaggcagccaacctcacccactctcaatctgggctggcgaggcatggcctgttccaaccaagtgacatttatgtcatatcgggCCCTTGTAATAGTACATGTATGTAAATACTACTAAAGTGCTATGAAGCCTGCCTAACATTTtaagttgctgctgtgatgtggtttaTCTAGAGATTGGGTAATGATCATGATcatcattgtcgaaggctttcacggtcagagttcattggttcttgtgggttatccgggctgtgtaatataccaagaccacggttacacagcccggataacccacaagaaccaatgatcatcattgtttattatatcacagtctggctggatggttagattattttaatcctttattataAGCTTTTCTTTAACCCcaaaaatatggtacattttatatattttacacttaattgtattgtatactctgtaggggccctggtttgttcagcaGGGATTTGTGT from the Euleptes europaea isolate rEulEur1 chromosome 1, rEulEur1.hap1, whole genome shotgun sequence genome contains:
- the IER3 gene encoding radiation-inducible immediate-early gene IEX-1, translating into MNALYGTTSMCCACEPRLPALKMPQAPHRAQPTGPQYFTFDPLPEVEASPAYKKPSRTARIKKRSRRVLYPPVVKRYYPTEERSFSKRLLVILLAVVFFQIYSAEEELPLALGASEEAALARPAAKAGGPRCEPFPLQQPGSTAPSWQGAANATARPWGSPEAPASTVIDITHFLLQSRFAF